The following are encoded in a window of Maylandia zebra isolate NMK-2024a linkage group LG5, Mzebra_GT3a, whole genome shotgun sequence genomic DNA:
- the LOC105941227 gene encoding uncharacterized protein LOC105941227 isoform X4 — protein MGRPASPKARGHRKGARRSLTRGKGGVAGKRGCTIRRIVERARRATSARSRSGPGENQRSSWVRSCGRGPDGKGFVSLVASLHEKPGKGTCESLPDLWTTQSEAHRETRNGFTTQVGDPTGKEVTTPEAKWVWLKVYKRKWDEPRWTGPFEVTTRTSHAVQLRGKGDTWYHWSQCAAAEEPRRSERLLAKKGDTAVTPKNTDLSIEGPE, from the exons ATGGGGAGACCTGCCAGCCCAAAAGCGAGAGGACATCGAAAAGGCGCAAGGAGGAGCCTCACCCGAGGAAAAGGCGGTGTGGCAGGAAAGAGGGGCTGTACAATCAGAAGGATTGTGGAGAGGGCCCGACGGGCGACCAGTGCTCGCAGCAGGAGTGGCCCAGGAGAAAATCAAAGAAGCTCATGGGTTAGGTCATGTGGGCGTGGCCCAGATGGAAAGGGATTTGTGTCATTGGTGGCATCCCTACATGAAAAACCTGGTAAGGGAACATGTGAGAGCCTGCCTGATTTGTGGACAACACAATCCGAAGCCCACCGTGAAACCAGAAATGG TTTCACTACGCAGGTGGGAGATCCAACAGGAAAGGAGGTGACCACGCCAGAGGCGAAGTGGGTGTGGCTGAAGGTGTATAAGCGAAAGTGGGACGAGCCCAGGTGGACGGGACCTTTCGAGGTGACCACTCGAACCTCTCACGCGGTCCAGCTGAGGGGCAAAGGCGACACCTGGTACCACTGGAGCCAGTGTGCAGCGGCGGAGGAGCCTAGGCGATCGGAGAGGCTCTTGGCGAAAAAGGGGGACACGGCTGTGACCCCAAAAAACACAGATCTTAGTATAGAAGGGCCAGAATAA
- the LOC105941227 gene encoding uncharacterized protein LOC105941227 isoform X2, whose product MRFIELKQALSRAADLAIPDYNSDFSVDVSETNGVVNGVLFQKKGGKRQVLMYISIGLDNTEKRHPMCTQHAAGVAKIIQKVAHIVRGHPLKVLTTHSVVAYVNSQAFTMTPLRQQRLTKILESPNLTFTHEGINMADQMGGGTPHDCTQIVEVEEKVRSDLRAEPVSEAEDYFTDGCCFRDPSEGLKTGYAVMKGVGEQLLVEKSGTLEGPQSAQRAELIAVIEALRLGKGKRVNIYTDSAYVFGAAHVELGQWRRAGFRTATNKPIKHEEEMRQLEDALKEPLEVAIIKCKGHDDSDTWVAKGNRAADEEAKRAAGYKEGKQMVSMGMEWGDLPAQKREDIEKAQGGASPEEKAVWQERGAVQSEGLWRGPDGRPVLAAGVAQEKIKEAHGLGHVGVAQMERDLCHWWHPYMKNLVREHVRACLICGQHNPKPTVKPEMGKFPLPERPGQEIVIDYTDMITAVRGCRYLLVCVDGLTGWPEAWPTRREDSKTVIKCLVNYYVPWHGFPEKFHYAGGRSNRKGGDHARGEVGVAEGV is encoded by the exons ATGCGGTTCATTGAATTAAAGCAGGCCCTGTCTCGTGCAGCAGATTTGGCAATCCCCGATTATAACTCTGATTTCTCAGTTgatgtttctgaaacaaatGGAGTAGTAAATggtgtgttgtttcagaaaaaagggggaaagagACAAGTACTGATGTATATCAGCATTGGCCTGgataacacagaaaaaagacacCCCATGTGCACACAACATGCAGCAGGGGTAGCAAAAATAATTCAGAAAGTGGCTCACATTGTAAGAGGGCACCCACTGAAAGTGCTCACAACACACAGTGTGGTGGCCTATGTGAACTCACAGGCATTTACAATGACCCCATTGAGACAGCAGAGACTGACTAAGATTCTGGAGTCTCCAAACTTGACCTTCACACATGAAGGGATTAACATGGCAGATCAAATGGGGGGGGGAACACCTCATGACTGTACACAAATAGTAGAGGTTGAAGAGAAAGTAAGATCTGATTTGAGAGCAGAACCGGTGAGTGAGGCAGAGGATTATTTTACAGATGGATGTTGTTTTAGAGATCCGAGTGAAGGATTGAAAACAGGTTATGCAGTGATGAAAGGAgttggagaacagctgctggtgGAAAAATCAGGAACATTAGAAGGGCCTCAGTCAGCACAGAGAGCAGAGCTTATTGCAGTGATAGAAGCTCTGAGATTAGGGAAAGGAAAAAGAGTTAACATTTATACTGACTCAGCATATGTTTTCGGAGCAGCACATGTAGAGTTGGGGCAATGGAGAAGGGCTGGATTCAGAACAGCCACAAATAAACCAATCAAACATGAGGAGGAAATGAGACAGCTGGAGGACGCTCTGAAAGAGCCTCTGGAGGTCGCTATCATAAAGTGTAAAGGGCATGACGACTCTGACACTTGGGTGGCGAAAGGAAACAGAGCAGCCGACGAGGAAGCAAAACGGGCGGCAGGCTATAAGGAAGGAAAACAAATGGTAAGTATGGGTATGGAATGGGGAGACCTGCCAGCCCAAAAGCGAGAGGACATCGAAAAGGCGCAAGGAGGAGCCTCACCCGAGGAAAAGGCGGTGTGGCAGGAAAGAGGGGCTGTACAATCAGAAGGATTGTGGAGAGGGCCCGACGGGCGACCAGTGCTCGCAGCAGGAGTGGCCCAGGAGAAAATCAAAGAAGCTCATGGGTTAGGTCATGTGGGCGTGGCCCAGATGGAAAGGGATTTGTGTCATTGGTGGCATCCCTACATGAAAAACCTGGTAAGGGAACATGTGAGAGCCTGCCTGATTTGTGGACAACACAATCCGAAGCCCACCGTGAAACCAGAAATGGGTAAGTTTCCTTTGCCAGAAAGACCAGGCCAGGAAATTGTGATTGATTACACTGACATGATAACCGCTGTTCGAGGGTGTAGAtatctgttggtgtgtgtggatggATTGACTGGTTGGCCAGAGGCGTGGCCTACCCGCAGAGAGGATAGCAAAACAGTGATCAAATGTCTGGTGAATTATTATGTCCCTTGGCATGGATTCCCAGAGAAG TTTCACTACGCAGGTGGGAGATCCAACAGGAAAGGAGGTGACCACGCCAGAGGCGAAGTGGGTGTGGCTGAAGGTGTATAA
- the LOC105941227 gene encoding endogenous retrovirus group K member 25 Pol protein isoform X3 produces MSMSVYSPLRDPYHVTLFYDRERTECFEELFNECLDETTWELNSQDIYVGTAGVAAFVPLPEDKMSWYRMGDEAVPHVSLAVHEGHQAKDLGPMVRTATRATDWQQTQLTDVSYSPSCKTYRISVTATDQSVLEHKFLKRTHGREKSDHEEAVKGLTELPDTLWSKGPTDVGLTFCSPITFELKDDTPIWRSQYRHSPEADNGIAETISGLLQVGVLESSSSAWNTPILPVEKSGTGKYRMAHDLRAINAVLKTQTVPVPNPYTALTNLSPDQRWFTCIDLANAFFCLPLHPSLRDIFSFTYRGQQLRYTRLPQGFALSPGIFNQVLKNALSPCVLPEGCTLIQYVDDLLIAAKTADACFQATLTVLRQLAKTGFKFHYAGGRSNRKGGDHARGEVGVAEGV; encoded by the exons ATGTCCATGTCTGTTTACTCTCCCTTGCGTGACCCCTACCACGTGACCTTGTTTTATGATCGCGAACGCACTGAGTGCTTTGAGGAATTGTTTAACGAGTGTTTAGATGAGACAACTTGGGAGCTTAACTCTCAGGACATTTATGTTGGTACAGCTGGAGTGGCAGCGTTTGTTCCACTCCCTGAAGATAAAATGAGTTGGTATAGAATGGGGGATGAAGCGGTTCCCCATGTGTCTTTGGCAGTACACGAGGGTCATCAAGCAAAAGATTTAGGCCCCATGGTGAGAACAGCCACAAGGGCCACAGATTGGCAACAAACACAACTCACTGATGTCTCATACTCACCCAGTTGTAAAACATATCGAATTTCTGTGACTGCTACTGATCAGAGTGTGTTAGAGCACAAATTTTTAAAGCGCACACATGGCAGGGAGAAATCTGATCACGAAGAAGCTGTTAAAGGCTTAACAGAACTCCCAGACACTCTGTGGTCTAAAGGTCCAACTGATGTGGGTTTAACATTTTGTTCACCCATCACATTTGAGTTAAAGGATGACACCCCTATTTGGCGTTCACAATACAGACACAGTCCAGAGGCAGATAATGGGATTGCAGAAACAATTTCAGGGCTCCTGCAGGTGGGTGTGCTGGAGTCGTCTTCCTCTGCGTGGAACACTCCGATCCTCCCAGTTGAGAAGTCAGGCACGGGCAAGTATCGCATGGCACATGACCTTAGGGCAATAAACGCTGTCCTTAAGACACAAACAGTACCTGTACCAAACCCCTACACAGCTCTGACTAATTTATCTCCAGATCAGCGGTGGTTCACATGCATAGATttggcaaatgctttcttttGTCTCCCTCTGCATCCATCTTTAAGAGATATTTTTTCATTCACTTACAGGGGCCAGCAGCTGCGTTACACACGGCTGCCGCAGGGTTTTGCCCTTTCACCTGGCATTTTCAATCAGGTACTAAAAAATGCTCTTTCTCCATGTGTTTTACCTGAAGGATGCACACTGATCCAATATGTGGACGATTTGCTGATTGCCGCTAAAACAGCTGATGCTTGTTTTCAAGCGACACTGACGGTGCTTCGCCAGCTGGCTAAAACAGGCTTTAAA TTTCACTACGCAGGTGGGAGATCCAACAGGAAAGGAGGTGACCACGCCAGAGGCGAAGTGGGTGTGGCTGAAGGTGTATAA
- the LOC105941227 gene encoding uncharacterized protein LOC105941227 isoform X1: MGEEKSNAKMKLLENWKLMGVLAMITIGVLTTVFLLCELPSYRTHPPPLPLADPEATSSERDVGEKPDPCLEYYGGIEVDYVRGSTTAFTFDLCSVIDCGKDQTSWRGYEVWTCHDIRFTNACLIGKPTATGYTPCEEWDMVTGYTLPGWDTRGRWEGFAIQRDFSNTQNPLTMSIGGWQVTPQRYRKEDKVFYLVLGVDVFGKDPRGIIKINFKDPSCKLPSHNATLSCNLSSSDTASTKVPPSVSKVTKMDYTKWKPRQLMSRATGYVDSNLWLDWLIETTKEQKVSDCVACATARPRLFIEPAPLYPEDPWGFDCMLRLTRRAVNSGKCAPLSALFPPIDNNTIPGPFTPRKANYTCFNFTADDPGEQEYDAGEIPADWCEATFPGRGEAARAGATVVGTWARAGLYYYCGGGSLHVRIPNEAVGVCAMVRLGAPLLIIGGKDNSERVEGHARRPPRRRRQGWPKGSSWSFDLTVNSPTYIDSIGVPRGVPNEFKLVDQIAAGFENIPVLSALFPVTPNKNVDRINYVHYNVLRLSNLTRDAIQGLAEQVGPTSLMAVQNRMALDMVLAEKGGVCEMFGQMCCTFIPNNTAPDGSVTRALEGLRTLAHNMHEHSGIDNPLEEWMTSVFGQWKGFVMSILVSLSVFTAVLTTCGCCLIPCLRALVVRLIDRAVTSGPEGRGVMMPLLKDDPEEWRDVDLVTLECVL; the protein is encoded by the coding sequence ATGGGGGAGGAAAAGTCTAATGCAAAAATGAAGCTTCTGGAGAATTGGAAATTGATGGGAGTGTTAGCTATGATCACTATTGGTGTGCTAACTACTGTTTTCCTGTTGTGTGAGTTGCCCAGTTACAGAACTCAtccacctcctcttcctctcgcggaccctgaggcgACCAGCTCTGAGCGTGATGTAGGTGAGAAACCAGATCCTTGTTTGGAGTATTATGGAGGCATAGAGGTGGATTACGTTAGAGGATCCACCACAGCCTTCACTTTTGATCTGTGTTCCGTGATAGACTGTGGAAAGGATCAGACCAGTTGGCGTGGGTACGAAGTATGGACATGTCATGACATAAGATTCACAAATGCTTGTCTTATAGGTAAACCCACCGCCACGGGGTACACCCCGTGTGAGGAGTGGGACATGGTGACCGGTTACACCCTCCCAGGATGGGATACACGGGGCCGTTGGGAGGGGTTTGCAATTCAGCGTGATTTCAGTAACACACAAAATCCACTTACAATGTCTATTGGTGGGTGGCAGGTGACACCGCAGCGGTACCGGAAAGAAGAtaaagtgttttatttagtGTTAGGAGTAGATGTATTTGGGAAGGACCCAAGGGGCATAATAAAGATAAACTTTAAAGATCCATCCTGTAAATTGCCCAGCCACAACGCCACATTAAGCTGTAATTTATCTAGCAGCGACACCGCATCAACCAAAGTCCCACCTTCCGTGTCTAAGGTAACAAAAATGGACTACACAAAGTGGAAACCCCGACAGCTGATGTCTCGTGCCACAGGATATGTGGACAGCAACCTGTGGTTGGACTGGCTGATTGAAACTACAAAAGAGCAAAAGGTGTCGGATTGTGTGGCATGCGCTACAGCACGCCCACGTTTATTTATTGAACCGGCACCTCTGTATCCAGAGGACCCCTGGGGTTTTGATTGCATGCTCCGACTTACTCGGAGAGCAGTAAATTCAGGAAAATGTGCTCCATTATCTGCTTTATTTCCCCCAATAGATAATAACACCATTCCCGGACCGTTCACACCTAGGAAAGCTAATTATACTTGTTTCAATTTTACTGCAGATGATCCCGGAGAGCAGGAGTATGACGCTGGAGAGATCCCGGCTGATTGGTGTGAGGCCACATTTCCAGGAAGAGGAGAGGCAGCGCGTGCGGGCGCCACGGTCGTGGGTACTTGGGCTCGAGCCGGTTTGTACTATTATTGTGGAGGTGGGAGTCTGCATGTGCGAATACCAAATGAAGCGGTTGGTGTTTGTGCCATGGTCAGACTAGGAGCGCCTCTGCTGATAATAGGGGGTAAGGATAATTCTGAGAGGGTAGAGGGGCATGCGCGACGACCACCTAGGCGCAGGCGTCAAGGGTGGCCTAAAGGATCATCTTGGTCGTTTGATTTAACTGTTAATTCACCCACATATATAGATTCTATCGGTGTTCCGCGTGGCGTTCCAAATGAGTTTAAATTAGTAGATCAGATAGCAGCCGGTTTTGAAAACATTCCAGTACTTTCTGCCTTGTTTCCCGTCACCCCCAACAAAAACGTAGATAGAATTAACTATGTGCACTATAACGTTCTCCGACTGTCAAATTTGACCCGTGATGCAATTCAGGGTTTAGCAGAACAAGTAGGTCCAACCTCTCTGATGGCAGTGCAGAACCGGATGGCGCTGGATATGGTTCTGGCTGAAAAAGGAGGGGTTTGTGAAATGTTTGGACAAATGTGTTGTACTTTTATTCCCAATAATACAGCTCCGGATGGCTCGGTAACTCGAGCACTGGAGGGGCTACGGACTCTGGCCCATAATATGCATGAACATTCAGGTATCGACAATCCGCTGGAGGAATGGATGACTTCTGTTTTTGGGCAATGGAAGGGATTTGTTATGTCAATCTTGGTCTCACTGTCTGTTTTTACTGCTGTCTTGACCACATGTGGTTGTTGTTTGATCCCATGCCTCAGAGCTCTAGTAGTTCGTCTTATTGACAGGGCCGTAACCTCAGGGCCGGAGGGCCGGGGGGTTATGATGCCTCTGTTAAAGGATGATCCTGAGGAATGGAGAGACGTGGACCTTGTGACCCTGGAATGCGTCTTGTAA